In one window of Microbacterium natoriense DNA:
- a CDS encoding glycerol-3-phosphate dehydrogenase/oxidase: MIESTHSSAERDEVRAVREAGRTSVLVIGAGINGISTFRDLALQGVDVVLVERGDFASGASSASSHMIHGGIRYLENGEFRLVRESVEERNGLLKIAPHYVKPLQTTIPIYSTFSGILSAPLRFLTHKSGKPQERGAFLIKVGLTIYDTFSRDGGMVPRHRFLGRKKSLAELPALDPNIKYTATYYDASMHDPERLALDVLQDGRAAHPGAIALNYVEAIGRDGDKVLLRDRESGTEFAVASDVVVNASGPWTDLTNDALGEITRFMGGTKGSHIVLDHPELLEATRGREIFFEHSDGRIVLIYPLKGRVLVGTTDIDADPREVPVCTDEEVDYFFELIHHVFPQIAVSRDQIVYNFSGIRPLPRHEDTAPGFVSRDYRIEVDDKGAVPLVSLVGGKWTTFRALGESLSDVVLGLIRRTRTVSTAGRAIGGGRDFPRTEKARRIWIQENLAGAGDRADSLLSRYGTRAAQVWEYIEQGADTPLAGGDLSTRELEWMVQNELVARLEDVILRRTSIAFTGNASAEVLDEIGDALAPLLGWDRDRHDAEIEQTRNLLNERHGLNISSRARG, translated from the coding sequence ATGATCGAGTCGACACACTCATCAGCGGAGCGCGACGAGGTTCGCGCAGTCCGCGAAGCCGGACGCACGAGCGTCCTTGTCATCGGGGCCGGGATCAACGGCATCTCGACGTTCCGCGACCTGGCGCTCCAGGGCGTCGACGTCGTGCTCGTGGAACGCGGCGACTTCGCCTCCGGCGCGTCGTCGGCGTCGAGCCACATGATCCACGGCGGCATCCGCTACCTCGAGAACGGCGAGTTCCGGCTCGTTCGCGAATCGGTCGAGGAACGCAACGGCCTTCTGAAGATCGCTCCGCACTACGTCAAGCCGCTGCAGACCACGATCCCGATCTACTCGACGTTCTCGGGCATCCTGTCCGCTCCCCTGCGCTTCCTGACGCACAAGAGCGGCAAGCCCCAGGAGCGCGGCGCATTCCTCATCAAGGTCGGCCTGACGATCTACGACACGTTCTCGCGCGACGGCGGTATGGTTCCGCGTCATCGGTTCCTCGGACGAAAGAAGTCCCTCGCCGAGCTGCCGGCGCTCGACCCGAACATCAAGTACACGGCGACCTACTACGACGCCTCGATGCACGACCCCGAGCGCCTCGCGCTGGACGTGCTGCAAGACGGTCGCGCTGCGCACCCGGGTGCCATCGCACTCAACTACGTCGAGGCCATCGGCCGCGACGGTGACAAGGTTCTGCTGCGCGACCGCGAGAGCGGCACCGAGTTCGCCGTCGCCTCCGACGTGGTCGTGAACGCCTCCGGCCCGTGGACGGACCTCACCAACGACGCACTCGGCGAGATCACACGCTTCATGGGAGGCACCAAGGGCTCGCACATCGTGCTCGACCACCCGGAACTCCTCGAAGCCACCCGCGGCCGCGAGATCTTCTTCGAGCACTCCGACGGCCGCATCGTGCTGATCTACCCCCTCAAGGGCCGGGTGCTCGTCGGCACGACCGACATCGACGCCGACCCGCGCGAGGTCCCCGTGTGCACGGACGAGGAGGTCGACTACTTCTTCGAACTCATCCACCACGTGTTCCCGCAGATCGCTGTGTCGCGCGATCAGATCGTCTACAACTTCTCGGGCATCCGTCCGCTTCCGCGCCACGAGGACACAGCTCCCGGCTTCGTCTCCCGTGACTACCGCATCGAGGTCGACGACAAGGGCGCCGTGCCGCTCGTCAGCCTCGTCGGCGGCAAATGGACGACGTTCCGCGCACTGGGCGAGTCGCTCTCCGATGTGGTCCTCGGCCTCATCCGGCGCACCCGCACGGTCTCCACGGCCGGTCGCGCGATCGGCGGCGGCCGTGACTTCCCCCGCACCGAGAAGGCCCGCCGCATCTGGATCCAGGAGAACCTGGCCGGCGCGGGCGATCGCGCAGACTCCCTGCTCTCCCGTTACGGCACGCGTGCCGCGCAGGTCTGGGAGTACATCGAACAGGGTGCTGATACGCCGCTGGCCGGCGGTGACCTCTCGACGCGCGAGCTCGAGTGGATGGTGCAGAACGAACTCGTGGCCCGACTGGAGGATGTGATCCTGCGTCGCACGAGCATCGCCTTCACAGGCAACGCGAGCGCCGAGGTGCTCGACGAGATCGGCGACGCTCTCGCTCCGCTGCTCGGCTGGGACCGTGATCGCCACGACGCCGAGATCGAGCAGACACGGAACCTGTTGAACGAACGACACGGCCTGAACATCTCGTCCCGCGCTCGCGGCTGA
- a CDS encoding sugar-binding transcriptional regulator yields the protein MAKTEAQSRDSKLVAALTAAQLYYMQDKTMEVIAQELGTSRSSVSRLLSFARESGLVDIRINSPLERLGMLEQRIRDRHHVAAHVVPMPEIVSEVERLERVALTAGRLLSQFVDSNMIVGVAWGSTISAVSRGLTQKETHNTTFVQLNGAGNTQTSGVEYSSDILQRFGSAFGAQVQQFPVPAFFDDPHTREAMWRERSTRRVLDLQAKMDIAVFSLGSPAAEVPSRVYVGGYLSRDDYRSLREDNAIGDVATVFFRADGSWRDIRVNARATGPGLDRLRRVPRRVCVVSGIPKLISLRSAIAADLVTDVVLDEGLARRLVDD from the coding sequence ATGGCGAAGACGGAGGCGCAATCCCGCGACTCGAAGCTGGTCGCGGCGCTCACCGCGGCGCAGCTCTACTACATGCAGGACAAGACGATGGAGGTGATCGCGCAGGAGCTCGGGACGTCGCGATCGTCCGTGTCGCGGCTGCTCAGCTTCGCCAGGGAGAGCGGACTGGTCGACATCCGGATCAACTCACCGCTGGAGCGGCTCGGAATGCTGGAGCAGCGCATCCGCGATCGTCATCACGTCGCGGCGCACGTCGTCCCGATGCCCGAGATCGTCAGCGAGGTGGAGCGTCTGGAGCGCGTCGCCCTCACCGCAGGTCGCCTGCTCTCGCAGTTCGTGGACTCCAACATGATCGTCGGCGTCGCGTGGGGATCGACGATCAGTGCGGTGAGCCGCGGGCTCACGCAGAAGGAGACCCACAACACCACATTCGTGCAGCTCAACGGCGCCGGCAACACGCAGACCAGCGGCGTCGAGTATTCGAGCGACATCCTGCAGCGCTTCGGCAGCGCCTTCGGCGCGCAGGTGCAGCAGTTCCCCGTACCTGCGTTCTTCGACGATCCGCATACGCGGGAGGCGATGTGGCGTGAACGCAGCACTCGGCGCGTGCTCGATCTTCAGGCGAAGATGGACATCGCCGTGTTCAGTCTCGGATCTCCGGCCGCGGAAGTTCCCAGCCGGGTGTACGTCGGCGGCTATCTCAGCCGCGATGACTACCGGAGCCTTCGCGAGGACAACGCGATCGGCGATGTCGCGACCGTGTTCTTCCGGGCGGACGGGTCGTGGAGGGACATCCGCGTGAACGCCCGGGCCACGGGCCCGGGACTCGACCGGCTGCGGCGCGTTCCGCGGCGCGTGTGCGTGGTGTCGGGGATCCCGAAGCTGATCAGCCTGCGGTCGGCCATCGCCGCGGACCTGGTCACCGATGTCGTGCTCGACGAAGGCCTCGCGAGGCGTCTCGTCGACGACTGA
- a CDS encoding glutamate--cysteine ligase, whose product MKLEFAPSARSTVGLEWEIMLADPASGDLVGRAPELLTALEAESADERHTVTGELLTNTIEVTSGIGSSVAHAIDDIAKAISAVRAATDPAGIELLSAGSHPFAQWYEQQVTDKTRYHKLIERTQWWGRNMMIWGIHVHVGVEDHRKVFPIINALAGFLPHLQSLAASSPFWAGERTGYASNRALVFQQLPTAGLPWPLHDWSQFESFLDDMVRTGVMADASEVRWDIRPAPRWGTIEVRACDGMSTLPELAAVASLIQVLVEHFSRQLDEGRPLPELQAWYHRENKWRAARYGLDARVIVDSLGGQRSVREHLSDTLEELAPIALDLGCDREFASVSRILDDGASYARQLSVADAAAGDLSAVVQHLIREFRSGPEASTHET is encoded by the coding sequence GTGAAGCTCGAATTCGCTCCGTCCGCCCGCTCCACCGTCGGGCTGGAATGGGAGATCATGCTCGCCGACCCTGCGAGCGGAGACCTGGTGGGACGCGCTCCTGAGCTGCTCACCGCGCTCGAGGCCGAAAGCGCAGACGAACGTCACACCGTGACCGGCGAGCTTCTCACGAACACGATCGAGGTGACCAGCGGAATCGGCTCCTCCGTCGCGCACGCGATCGACGACATCGCCAAGGCCATCTCCGCCGTGCGCGCTGCGACGGACCCTGCAGGCATCGAGCTGCTCTCCGCAGGAAGTCATCCTTTCGCTCAGTGGTACGAGCAGCAGGTCACCGACAAGACGCGGTACCACAAGCTCATCGAGCGCACCCAGTGGTGGGGACGCAACATGATGATCTGGGGCATCCACGTGCACGTCGGCGTGGAGGACCACCGCAAGGTCTTCCCCATCATCAACGCGCTCGCGGGCTTCCTGCCGCATCTGCAGTCCCTCGCTGCGTCGAGCCCGTTCTGGGCCGGCGAGCGGACAGGCTACGCGTCGAACCGCGCTCTGGTCTTCCAGCAGCTGCCCACGGCGGGACTCCCCTGGCCTCTGCACGACTGGTCGCAGTTCGAGTCCTTTCTCGATGACATGGTCCGCACCGGTGTGATGGCTGACGCCTCCGAGGTTCGATGGGACATCCGTCCCGCACCGCGTTGGGGCACGATCGAGGTGCGAGCCTGCGACGGCATGTCGACTCTGCCGGAGCTGGCCGCCGTGGCGTCGTTGATCCAGGTGCTCGTGGAGCACTTCTCCCGACAGCTCGACGAGGGGCGCCCACTACCTGAGCTTCAGGCGTGGTACCACCGCGAGAACAAGTGGCGCGCGGCCAGATACGGTCTCGACGCGCGTGTGATCGTCGACTCGCTCGGCGGTCAGCGCAGCGTGCGCGAGCACCTCTCCGACACTCTGGAGGAGCTCGCGCCGATTGCGCTCGATCTCGGCTGCGACCGGGAGTTCGCCAGCGTGTCGCGGATCCTCGACGACGGTGCGAGCTACGCGCGCCAGCTGTCGGTGGCGGATGCCGCAGCCGGAGATCTGTCCGCGGTGGTTCAGCATCTGATCCGGGAGTTCCGGTCGGGCCCTGAGGCCTCGACGCACGAGACGTGA
- the rpsP gene encoding 30S ribosomal protein S16 yields the protein MAVKIRLKRLGKIRAPYYRIVVADSRTKRDGRVIEEIGKYHPTEEPSFIEVDSERAQYWLSVGAQPTEQVAALLKITGDWGKFKGDKDAKSTLKVAEPKAPFEIDAAKKSVVKPKAEKKEAPAAEAPAAVEADAEAAEAPAADAE from the coding sequence GTGGCTGTCAAGATTCGTCTCAAGCGCCTGGGCAAGATCCGCGCGCCTTACTACCGCATCGTCGTCGCCGACTCGCGCACCAAGCGCGATGGTCGTGTGATCGAGGAGATCGGCAAGTACCACCCCACCGAGGAGCCCTCGTTCATCGAGGTCGACTCCGAGCGGGCACAGTACTGGCTGTCGGTCGGCGCTCAGCCGACCGAGCAGGTCGCCGCTCTGCTCAAGATCACGGGCGACTGGGGCAAGTTCAAGGGCGACAAGGACGCGAAGTCCACCCTCAAGGTCGCCGAGCCCAAGGCCCCCTTCGAGATCGACGCGGCCAAGAAGTCCGTCGTGAAGCCGAAGGCGGAGAAGAAGGAGGCTCCCGCTGCGGAGGCTCCCGCCGCTGTCGAGGCCGACGCGGAGGCCGCTGAGGCTCCCGCCGCAGACGCGGAGTAA
- a CDS encoding RNA-binding protein codes for MLAAALEHIVKGIVDHPEDVRINASTSPRGDLLEVRVHPDDRGRVIGRGGRTAKALRTLIAALADGRRVRVDVADD; via the coding sequence GTGCTCGCCGCCGCGCTCGAACACATCGTCAAGGGGATCGTCGATCACCCGGAGGATGTGCGCATCAATGCGTCCACGTCGCCGCGAGGCGACCTGCTCGAGGTGCGCGTGCACCCCGACGACCGTGGACGCGTGATCGGGCGCGGCGGCCGCACCGCCAAGGCATTGCGCACGCTCATCGCCGCCCTGGCAGATGGTCGTCGCGTGCGCGTCGACGTCGCGGACGACTGA
- the rimM gene encoding ribosome maturation factor RimM (Essential for efficient processing of 16S rRNA): MVQKDRNQGKNQLRVGRLVKAHGLKGALKLELYTDNPERRFTPGAEFTLQVPEASPWHGKTVTVREYRVMNGNPVVFFDDVDDRSDAEGLVRAILWIDQDTSEVEENAWFDQQLVGLDVVRDDVVVGRVSRVEHFPAQDLLIVKAGEREIMVPFVEAIVPTVDVAGGRVIVTPPAGLFEELPDAVEEDAVAETDE, translated from the coding sequence GTGGTGCAGAAGGACAGGAACCAGGGCAAGAACCAGCTGCGCGTCGGGCGCCTCGTCAAGGCCCATGGCCTCAAAGGCGCGCTGAAGCTCGAGCTGTACACCGACAATCCCGAGCGGCGCTTCACGCCGGGTGCCGAGTTCACGTTGCAGGTGCCGGAGGCATCTCCGTGGCACGGCAAGACCGTCACCGTGCGCGAGTACCGCGTCATGAACGGGAATCCGGTCGTCTTCTTCGATGACGTCGATGACCGCAGCGACGCCGAGGGTCTGGTACGGGCGATCCTCTGGATCGACCAGGACACGTCCGAGGTCGAGGAGAACGCGTGGTTCGACCAGCAGCTGGTCGGACTCGACGTCGTACGCGATGATGTCGTCGTCGGACGTGTCTCGCGTGTCGAGCACTTCCCCGCCCAGGACCTTCTGATCGTCAAGGCCGGAGAGCGCGAGATCATGGTTCCGTTCGTCGAGGCGATCGTGCCGACGGTGGACGTGGCCGGAGGCCGAGTGATCGTCACTCCGCCCGCCGGTCTCTTCGAAGAGCTTCCGGATGCTGTCGAAGAGGATGCCGTCGCCGAAACGGATGAGTGA
- the trmD gene encoding tRNA (guanosine(37)-N1)-methyltransferase TrmD, whose product MRIDVLSIFPSYFDGLTLSLLGKARDSGILDLTVRDLRDWTHDRHRTVDDTPYGGGAGMVMKPEPWGLALDELGAGSERPTIIFPSPAGEVFTQAKARDLATREHLIFGCGRYEGIDERVFEYASTIGEVRLMSLGDYVLNGGEVATMAMIEAIGRLIPGVVGNPESLVEESHEDGLLEYPSYTKPSVWRERAVPDVLLSGNHGAIATWRREQQIHRTRTRRPDLLPDDSEPNPV is encoded by the coding sequence GTGCGCATCGACGTCCTCTCGATCTTCCCGTCGTACTTCGACGGTCTGACACTCTCCCTTCTCGGGAAGGCCCGCGACTCAGGCATCCTCGATCTGACCGTTCGTGATCTCCGCGACTGGACGCACGATAGGCACCGCACGGTCGACGACACGCCGTACGGCGGTGGCGCCGGCATGGTGATGAAGCCCGAGCCCTGGGGGCTGGCCCTCGATGAGCTGGGCGCAGGGTCCGAGCGCCCGACCATCATCTTCCCGTCGCCCGCCGGCGAGGTGTTCACACAGGCGAAGGCCCGCGACCTCGCTACCCGCGAGCACCTCATCTTCGGCTGCGGACGGTACGAGGGCATCGACGAGCGCGTGTTCGAGTACGCCTCGACGATCGGCGAAGTGCGCCTGATGAGCCTCGGCGACTACGTGCTGAACGGGGGAGAGGTCGCCACGATGGCGATGATCGAGGCGATCGGCCGACTGATCCCCGGCGTCGTCGGAAACCCGGAGAGCCTCGTCGAGGAGTCTCACGAAGACGGCCTCCTCGAGTACCCCTCGTACACGAAGCCCTCCGTCTGGCGTGAGCGTGCTGTACCCGATGTGCTGCTCAGCGGCAACCACGGAGCCATTGCGACCTGGCGCCGAGAGCAGCAGATCCATCGCACGAGGACGCGGCGCCCCGACCTGCTTCCGGACGACAGCGAGCCGAACCCCGTCTGA
- a CDS encoding histidine phosphatase family protein codes for MIPQDRHVPERLFLARHGQTSWNLEHRLQGQLDSPLTPEGLRQAKVIAEHLAGSDITVVCTSPLGRALRTAAIISERLDVELIEVEDLAEVHHGEMAGLTWEEIDVRYPEARADRAANRYGWGFPGGESYAQARARARRALSVCGWAASGVPLLVSHEMIGRMLRAELRGLDASSALALRHPHDVVFEIENGIERIR; via the coding sequence ATGATCCCGCAGGACCGTCACGTGCCGGAGCGCCTCTTCCTGGCGCGGCACGGACAGACCAGCTGGAATCTCGAGCATCGGCTGCAGGGGCAGCTGGACTCACCTCTCACGCCCGAGGGCCTCCGTCAGGCGAAGGTCATCGCCGAGCACCTCGCGGGCTCCGACATCACGGTGGTCTGCACGAGCCCGCTCGGGCGGGCGCTGCGCACAGCGGCGATCATCTCCGAGCGTCTCGATGTCGAACTGATCGAGGTCGAGGACCTCGCCGAGGTGCACCACGGCGAGATGGCCGGCCTGACCTGGGAGGAGATCGACGTCAGATACCCGGAAGCACGGGCCGACCGAGCGGCGAACCGCTACGGATGGGGGTTCCCCGGCGGCGAGAGCTACGCCCAGGCTCGTGCACGCGCGCGCCGAGCCCTGTCCGTCTGCGGCTGGGCCGCGAGCGGGGTGCCGCTTCTCGTCAGCCACGAGATGATCGGACGGATGCTGCGCGCGGAGCTGCGCGGACTCGACGCCAGCAGCGCGCTCGCGCTCCGGCATCCGCACGACGTCGTCTTCGAGATCGAGAACGGGATCGAGCGGATCCGTTGA
- a CDS encoding class I SAM-dependent methyltransferase: MVDETLAKSFERTGADYDRFRPGFPAAAARMLIPEPVGVALDLGAGTGKFTEQLLGRADRVIAVEPAAPMLDVLRSKFPDVEAFEGTAESIPVPDSSVDAVSVAQAFHWFDREPACAEIARILIPGGMLGLLWNHADPACAWDRAAHQIAHPAVADVDGTSASAAEDLPGFAFVERAELRWSERITRADYLGRWSTVSTFLVADDVTRTEMTQAIERILDRDPQTAERAEFDLPLVTDLFLYRRS, from the coding sequence ATGGTCGATGAGACGCTGGCGAAGTCGTTCGAGCGCACGGGAGCGGACTACGACCGTTTCCGACCGGGGTTCCCCGCAGCCGCGGCTCGGATGCTGATCCCGGAACCGGTCGGCGTCGCACTCGACCTCGGCGCGGGGACCGGCAAGTTCACCGAACAGCTGCTCGGGCGCGCGGATCGGGTCATCGCCGTCGAACCCGCAGCTCCGATGCTCGACGTTCTTCGTTCGAAGTTCCCCGACGTCGAGGCGTTCGAGGGGACTGCCGAGAGCATCCCAGTTCCTGATTCCTCGGTCGATGCGGTGTCGGTCGCACAGGCGTTCCACTGGTTCGATCGTGAACCGGCGTGCGCCGAGATCGCCAGGATCCTCATCCCGGGCGGAATGCTCGGCCTCCTCTGGAATCATGCGGACCCCGCATGCGCGTGGGATCGTGCCGCGCATCAGATCGCGCATCCAGCCGTTGCCGACGTCGACGGCACGTCCGCCAGCGCCGCCGAGGACCTTCCCGGGTTCGCGTTCGTGGAGCGCGCCGAGCTGCGCTGGAGCGAGCGCATCACTCGCGCCGACTATCTCGGCCGGTGGTCGACGGTGAGCACGTTCCTCGTCGCGGACGACGTCACGCGAACGGAGATGACTCAGGCGATCGAGCGCATCCTCGACCGTGACCCGCAGACGGCCGAGCGTGCAGAGTTCGATCTGCCGCTCGTCACCGATCTGTTCCTGTACCGACGAAGTTGA
- the map gene encoding type I methionyl aminopeptidase: MIELRTPAEIDEMRAAGRFVAETLATLRDETKVGTNLLAIDRRAHDMIRKAGAESCYIDYHPSFGASPFGKVICTSVNDAVLHGLPHDYALRDGDLVSLDFAVSVDGWVADSAVSFVVGTPRDEDLRLIETTERALDAAITAAVVGNRIGDISAAIAAVSRGEGYSINTDFGGHGVGRIMHGDPHVPNDGRAGRGFPLRAGLVFALEPWLLATTDELVTDPDGWTLRSVDGSRGAHSEHTVAVTDEGPIVLTDRSFLGVD, translated from the coding sequence ATGATCGAACTGCGCACCCCTGCTGAGATCGACGAGATGCGCGCCGCCGGCCGCTTCGTCGCCGAGACCCTGGCGACGCTGCGAGACGAGACGAAGGTCGGCACGAACCTGCTCGCCATCGACCGCCGGGCGCATGACATGATCCGCAAGGCGGGCGCGGAGTCCTGCTACATCGACTATCACCCGTCGTTCGGCGCGAGCCCGTTCGGCAAGGTCATCTGCACCTCCGTGAATGACGCCGTCCTGCACGGTCTCCCCCACGACTACGCGCTGCGAGACGGCGATCTCGTCTCACTCGACTTCGCCGTCTCGGTCGATGGCTGGGTCGCAGACTCCGCGGTGTCCTTCGTCGTCGGCACCCCGCGCGACGAGGACCTCCGGCTGATCGAGACCACCGAGCGAGCGCTCGACGCCGCGATCACCGCGGCCGTCGTCGGCAATCGCATCGGCGACATCTCCGCTGCGATCGCGGCGGTCTCTCGTGGCGAGGGCTACTCGATCAACACCGATTTCGGCGGCCACGGCGTCGGACGCATCATGCACGGCGACCCGCACGTGCCCAACGACGGGCGCGCCGGTCGCGGCTTCCCGCTGCGCGCCGGTCTCGTGTTCGCACTCGAGCCTTGGCTCCTCGCTACGACCGATGAGCTCGTCACCGACCCGGATGGCTGGACGCTGCGCAGCGTCGACGGCTCACGCGGAGCACACTCCGAGCACACCGTCGCAGTCACCGACGAGGGTCCGATCGTCCTGACCGACCGCTCGTTCCTCGGAGTCGACTGA
- a CDS encoding MFS transporter permease — MRLREAFFRWLLPAAFVLPLWLVLGGIVFHAGWGMLWVLFIAVPSVFLGQLLLTLLTRSRASVRAERAVSWWDVAGFTLWHGLTIAVGCFIDGAFGWLLAGAIVVGIGLIWLQLWQLWNEAKGAGIRIRETISWSTVPGQPSSATTEREPEVIVVRESDPRD, encoded by the coding sequence ATGAGGTTGCGTGAGGCGTTCTTCCGGTGGCTGCTGCCGGCGGCCTTCGTGCTGCCGCTGTGGCTGGTGCTCGGCGGGATCGTGTTCCACGCCGGCTGGGGGATGTTGTGGGTGCTGTTCATCGCCGTGCCCTCGGTGTTCCTGGGCCAGTTGCTGCTCACGCTGCTGACGCGGTCACGTGCGTCGGTACGTGCCGAACGCGCGGTGTCGTGGTGGGACGTCGCGGGATTCACGCTGTGGCACGGTCTGACCATCGCAGTCGGATGCTTCATCGACGGGGCCTTCGGATGGCTGCTCGCCGGCGCGATCGTCGTCGGCATCGGCCTGATCTGGCTGCAGCTGTGGCAGTTGTGGAACGAGGCCAAGGGCGCCGGCATCCGCATCCGCGAGACGATCTCCTGGTCGACCGTCCCCGGCCAGCCGTCGTCCGCCACGACCGAGCGCGAACCAGAGGTCATCGTCGTGCGTGAGAGCGATCCGCGCGACTGA
- the rplS gene encoding 50S ribosomal protein L19, with protein MQILDAVDAASLRSDIPDFNAGDTVNVHVNITEGTRSRIQVFKGVVIGRQGDGVRETFTVRKISFQVGVERTFPVHSPVIDHIEVVTRGDVRRAKLYYLRNLRGKKAKIKEKRDR; from the coding sequence ATGCAGATCCTCGACGCCGTTGATGCGGCTTCCCTCCGTTCGGACATCCCCGACTTCAACGCCGGTGACACCGTCAACGTCCACGTGAACATCACCGAGGGCACCCGCTCTCGTATCCAGGTCTTCAAGGGCGTCGTCATCGGCCGCCAGGGCGACGGCGTTCGCGAGACGTTCACCGTTCGCAAGATCAGCTTCCAGGTCGGCGTCGAGCGCACCTTCCCGGTGCACTCCCCGGTGATCGACCACATCGAGGTCGTCACCCGCGGTGACGTGCGTCGCGCGAAGCTCTACTACCTCCGCAACCTCCGCGGCAAGAAGGCGAAGATCAAGGAGAAGCGCGACCGCTGA
- the lepB gene encoding signal peptidase I has product MTTESASAPTPPVKKRRGLVVFLRDVLVIVVIAALVSFVVKTFVVRSFYIPSASMEQTLMVNDRILVDELTPRWAGYERGDVVVFKDPGGWLDAQPATPPQPPLVQAIDWVLTLVGISATDSQDHLVKRIIGLPGDHVVCCNALGQITINGTPVDELSYLNLPQGDTAASNEPFDVTVPSGSLWLLGDNRDRSRDSREHQELPSGGFVPMANVVGKAFLTTWPLSRFGTIDAHHDSFNGVPDPE; this is encoded by the coding sequence ATGACGACTGAATCCGCGTCCGCACCCACGCCACCGGTGAAGAAGAGGCGCGGACTCGTCGTCTTCCTCCGCGACGTGCTGGTGATCGTCGTGATCGCAGCTCTCGTGTCGTTCGTCGTGAAGACCTTCGTCGTCCGCTCGTTCTACATCCCGTCCGCATCCATGGAGCAGACGCTCATGGTCAACGACAGGATCCTCGTCGACGAGCTCACCCCGCGCTGGGCGGGCTACGAACGCGGCGACGTCGTCGTGTTCAAGGACCCGGGCGGCTGGCTCGACGCGCAGCCCGCGACGCCGCCGCAGCCGCCTCTCGTGCAGGCGATCGACTGGGTGCTGACGCTCGTGGGAATCTCCGCGACCGACTCCCAGGACCATCTGGTGAAGCGGATCATCGGTCTCCCCGGCGACCACGTCGTGTGCTGCAACGCTCTGGGGCAGATCACGATCAACGGCACGCCGGTCGACGAACTCTCGTATCTCAACCTTCCTCAGGGCGACACGGCGGCATCGAACGAGCCGTTCGACGTGACGGTTCCCAGCGGCTCCCTCTGGCTGCTCGGCGACAACCGCGACCGTTCTCGGGACTCGCGAGAGCACCAGGAGCTCCCGAGCGGAGGCTTCGTGCCGATGGCGAACGTCGTCGGCAAGGCCTTCCTGACGACCTGGCCGTTGAGCCGGTTCGGCACGATCGACGCGCACCACGACTCGTTCAACGGCGTTCCGGATCCCGAATGA
- a CDS encoding ribonuclease HII, producing MTVIAPKLTLERKLLSECELIIALDEVGRGALAGPVAVGAAVMDAAGARRRVPEGLRDSKLVTEKRRPDVATRAAAWVSASGVGWASAAEIDEVGIMRALGLAASRAVQSVVEQGFAVESALVLLDGNHDYVSRVHPVPLRVRSQVKADRDCASVSAASVIAKVARDTYMTELHDTYPDYQWSRNKGYASTEHRDAIRTLGLSPYHRASWAITDAPTLF from the coding sequence ATGACGGTGATCGCCCCGAAGCTCACACTCGAGCGCAAGCTGCTCTCCGAGTGCGAGCTGATCATCGCTCTCGACGAGGTCGGCAGGGGAGCTCTGGCAGGACCGGTCGCGGTCGGTGCAGCGGTGATGGACGCCGCGGGAGCCCGCAGACGGGTGCCGGAGGGTCTTCGTGATTCGAAGCTCGTCACGGAGAAGCGCCGTCCCGACGTCGCGACCCGCGCGGCCGCGTGGGTGTCGGCATCCGGTGTCGGCTGGGCGAGTGCCGCCGAGATCGATGAGGTCGGCATCATGCGCGCGCTCGGTCTTGCTGCCTCCCGCGCGGTGCAGAGCGTGGTCGAACAGGGCTTCGCGGTCGAGAGTGCGCTCGTGCTGCTCGACGGCAACCACGACTACGTGTCGCGCGTGCATCCGGTCCCGCTGCGAGTGCGCTCCCAGGTGAAGGCGGATCGCGACTGCGCGTCGGTATCAGCGGCATCCGTCATCGCCAAGGTCGCGCGCGACACGTACATGACGGAACTGCACGACACCTACCCCGACTATCAGTGGAGCCGCAACAAGGGCTATGCCAGCACGGAGCATCGCGACGCGATCCGCACGCTCGGTCTCTCGCCGTACCACCGTGCTTCATGGGCGATCACCGACGCTCCCACCCTGTTCTGA